Genomic window (Streptomyces yatensis):
GCACCGGGTGGGCGGCAGGTCGGCCGTCCCGGTGCCGGGGTCGTCGGGGTGAGAGGTCACGGTGTCTCCGGGGTCACGGTGTGAAGGGATTGCAGGTGGCGCACGAGGGTGAGGAGGGTGTCGCGGCTGGAGGCCCGGTCACGGGCATCGCAGTCGATCATCGGTACGGAGTCGGGCAGGTCCATGGCGGCGCGCAGCTCCGCCATGGGGTGGACGGGGGCCTCGGGGAACGCGTTGACCGCGACCACGAAGGGCACACCGCGCTCCTCCAGCCGCCCGACCGCGTCGAAGCTGACTTCCAGACGGCGGGTGTCGATCAGGACCACGGCACCGAGGGCGCCCTCGAAGAGGCCGTTCCACAGGAACCAGAACCGCTCCTGGCCGGGGGTGCCGAACAGATAGAGCACCAGCCGTTCGTTGAGGCTGATCCGGCCGAAGTCCATCGCGACGGTGGTCTCGGTCTTGCGCTCGATCCCGGCGATGTCGTCGACGCCGACCCCGGCCTGGGTCATGGTCTCCTCGGTGGTCAGCGGGCGGATCTCGCTCACCGAGCCGACCATGGTCGTCTTGCCGACCCCGAACCCTCCGACGATCACCACCTTGACGGCGGCGGCCGCGGAGGCCGGCAGTGTGTCCTCGCTGCGCGGACCGACGATCTCCCCGGATACCGCGGATTCCCCGGATGGCTCAGAGCTTCTGTAGTCCATGCATCACCGCCCGCAGCAGTTCAGGGTCGGGCAGCACGGCTGCCGGGACCGGCGCCCTGGCCTCCACCCGGCCGTCCCCCAGCAGCTCCGCGAGGATCACGGTGACGGTGGAGACGGGCAGGACCAGATACGCGGAGATCTCCGCCACCGACAGGGGAAACGGGCACATCCTCAGCACGGCGGCGCTCTCGGGTGCCATCCCCGGCTCCGGTTCGGCGCGCGCCACGATCAGGCTGACGAGTTCGACGGGCCGCTGCCGGGGGGCGGGCAGGGCGCGGCCCCGGCTGACGGTGTAGAGCCGCTCGGGGCCGCCCTCGTCCCACGCCTTGGCGGGCTCGCTCATGTCACCCGTCCGTCGACGCGCGGCGGGCTGCTGAGGTGTTCGCCGAGCCGTGCGACCAGGTCTCTCATGCACTGGCCCATCAGTCCGGCGTCCACGCTGTCCTCGGCGAGCACCGCCAGATACGAGCTGACGCCGGCCGCCATCAGATAGAAGAAGCCGCCGTCGACCTCGATGACGACCAGCCGCATCCGCCCGTCCCCGTCGGGGAATTCGGTGGCGATCGCACCGGAGAGGCTCTGCAGCCCGGCGCAGGCGGCGGCCAGCCGGTCGGCGGTGTCCTTGTCCGTACCGACCTGGGCCATGCACAGGCCGTCCGAGGACAGCAGGACCACGTGGCGGGTCTGCGGAACGCTGGAGGCCAGGTCCCGGAGCATCCAGTCCATGTTGAACCGCGGTTGCGTCACTTGCCTACTCATCCTTGTCTGACGGGAGCGGGGTGTTCGGGGTATCCGGGGTGCCGGGGTGCTTCCGGGTGTCCGGCACGGCCGTACCGGCGTCGGCCGCCGGGATCGGCTCGCCATTGAGCCCCTTGGTGAAGGCGTCCAGCCAGATCCCCGGCTGCACGGGCGGCCCGGCCGGTTCACGGGGCGCGGGGGGCGCCGCCGGGGGTCCGGAGTCGACCCTGATGGGCGGGTTGACCACGGGCATCCGGCGGCGGCGCTGCGGGAGTCCGGCGCCGTTCTGCCGGAAGCCGGGGCCGGGGCGGCCCTGGGCGATCGGGCTGGTCCGGGTGGGCGACGGCAGGGGCGTGGCCCGCTTGATGGGCTTGGGCGGGGGCAGTTTGGCCGCGCGGGCGATCGCGCCGCCGGGCGCGGGGGTGGGGCAGATGATGTCCTGCGGTACGACCAGCACCGCACGCACCCCGCCGTACGCCGAGGGCCGCAGCGAGACCTGGAAGCGGTACTTCACGGCGAGCCGGCCGACCACGGCCAGACCCAGCCGCGGTGTCTCGCCCAGGTCGTTGAGGTCGAAACCGGTCGCCGCCTGGACCAGGACCGCGTCGGTGCGCCTGCGCGCCTCCTCCGACAGGCCCACCCCGGCGTCCTCGATCTCGATCGCGACCCCGGACTGCACCTCGATCGCGGTCAGATGCACCCGGGTCTTGGGCGGCGAGTAGCGGGTGGCGTTGTCCAGCAGTTCGGCGAGGGCGTGGATGAGCGGCTCCACCGAGGGCCCGACGATGGCGACGTCCGCCACCGAGTGCAGATCCACCCGCTCGTATTCGAGGATGCGGGACATGGCGCCGCGGCAGACATTGAACAGCGGCACCTCCTTCTGCCACTGACGGCCCGGGCGCTGGCCGCCCAGGACCGCGATGGAGTCCGCCAGCCGGCCGATGAGGGCGTTGCCGTGGTCCAGGTGGAGCAGGTCCTCGAAGACGTCCGGGTCGGCGCCGTGCTTGTCCTCCATCTCCCGCATGTCCTGGGCCTGTTGGTGGACGATGGCCTGCACCCGGCGAGCGATGTTGACGAAGGCCCGCTGGCCCGCGTCCCTCAGGTCCTCCTCGGCCCGTACGGTCTCCAGCACCGACCGCAGCAGAAGCTCGTGGGTGGCGTCGAAGTCCGGGTCGAGGCGGGGCGCGTGGTCGATGGCCCGCATCGCCTCGTCCACCATGGCACCGCGCTGCAGCCGGGTCACCGCCACCGGCAGCAGCTCCCGGGCCAGCCGCCGGATCGCCGTCTCCTGGTCCACCAGGCGCTGCCGCAGCTGGGTCTCCTGGGCCGTGAGCCGGGTGCGCAGCGTGGTGATCAGCCGGCCGCGGCGCATCGCCTCGGCCGCCGCCAGGGCCACCGCGAATGTCGCCGCCACCCCGCACCAGGCGACCGTGGCCCGCGCCCCGGACGGGACCACGACGACGGCCAGGGCCGCGCAGAACGCCATCGCGGCGGGAGGGATGACCCATACGAGCGTGGAGGCGGGCCGTCGGCCTCCGGATGAGGTGCCGGCGAAAACCATGGACATCCTTAAGAACAGCGGAGAGAAGATGCGTGCGAAATGCGGGCGGTGAGCCTGCCCGTCATGGGCCCTGGAGCTTAGCGGTTTCGCCGACGCGCGAATCGAATATGCCTTTTTCTTCGAAATGCATCACGGCTAATTCAAAGAGCGCGAAAAAGCGATCATCTTGTACTCACTGTTTGACCGTGAATGATCGCGCCACGGGCGAATCTGCTCGTGGCTAAGGAGTCTGGGCAGCGTGGCGGCCGGGCCCGTAGCGTCCCGGCATGACCATTGGCAGCGCATGTGTGATCGGGGCGACGGGGCAGATCGGCCGGGCGGCGGTGCGCGCGCTCGCCGCCGAGGGATGGCGGGTGCGGGCGGCCTCGCGCGGCGGGGGCCGCGACGAGAGCTGGCCCGCGTCCGTGGTGAGCGTGGCGGTGGACCGGGACGACGACGCCGCGGTGGCCGCGCTGATCGGGGACGGCTGCGATGTGGTGCTGGACTGCGTCGCCTACGGGCAGGCGCACGCGCGGCAGTTGCTGGGGCTCGCGGACCGGATCGGATCGGCGGTGGTGATGTCCACCGGGGCGGTGTACGAGGACGACCAGGGCCGGGGCTTCGGGACCCAGGACCGGCCCGACGGCGCCCCGCGCTATCCGGTGCCGCTCCCCGAGTCCCAGCGGACCGTCCCGCCGGGCGCGGGCTACGGCAGCCGTAAGGTCACGCTGGAGCGGGAGCTGCTGGCCGCCGGGGACCGGCTGCCGACGACCCTGCTGCGCGCGGGGGCGATCCACGGCCCGCACTGCCGTACGCCCCGTGAGCTGTACTTCGTCAAACGGGCGCTGGACGGACGGCCGGTGCGGATCCTGGCGTACGGCGGCCGCAGCCGGTTCCATCCGGTGCATGTCGACAACATCGCGGAGCTGGTGCGGCTGGCCGCCCACCGGCCCGGTTCACGGGTGCTCAACGCGGGCGATCCACAGGCCCCGACGGTCGCCGACATCGCCACCGCCGTGGACGCGGTGCTGGGGGTGCGCGGCGAGCTGGTGCTGATCGACGGGGAGCCGCCGCATCCGCATATCGGCAGCACCCCCTGGAGCCTGGCCCATCCGCTGGTCTACGACATGTCCGCCGCCGAACGGGAGTTGGGCTACCGCCCGGTGACCGGCTATATGGAATCGCTGCCGGCGACCGTCGCCTGGCTCGCGGACCGGCTGGCGGCCGCCCCGGACTGGCGCACCGCCTTCCCCGACATGGCGGCCGCCTACGACCCGATGGCCGATCTCTTCGACTACGCGGCCGAGGACGCGTGGCTGCGCGGCGCCGGCCACGCGCCCTGATCACTGCGGGGGAAACGGCGCCGGGCCCGTGCGGGGAACGCACGGGCCCGGCCCTTCACCACCTACCGCTACTCGTCGACTACTTGACGAGGGCGGCGGCCTCCTTGGCCGCCTTCGCGTCCTTGGCGGCCTTCGCGGACGCACCCGCCTTCGCGGGGACCGGCGTGGCGTGCGGAGCGCAGGTCACGTCCTTGGCGTCCACCGTGCCCTTGAGCAGGTAGGCGTCCACCCGGTCGTTGACACACGGGTTGACCAGACCGGTGACCCCGTGCGAACCGGCGTCCTTCTCGGTGACCAGACGCGAACCCTTCAGCCGCTTGTGCAGCTCCACCGCGCCCTCGTACGGGGTCGCGGCGTCACGGGTGCTCTGCACGATCAGCGTCTTGGGCAGCCCCTTGGCGGCCCCCACCTCCAGCGGGGTGTGCTGCTTGGCACCCCAGGTGGCGCACGGCAGGTTCATCCAGGCGTTGGACCAGGTCAGGAAGGGGTAGTCGCGGTGGAGCCGGGTGTTGTCCCGGTCCCACTTCGCCCAGCTGGTCGGCCACTTGGTGTCGGCGCACTCGACGGCCGTGTAGACGGCGTTGCCGTTCTCCGCGGCGATGTTGCCCGCGGTGTCGGACATGTCCGGGCCCGCGGCCTCGACCAGCGCCTTCTCATCGCCGGCGAGGTAGTCGCTCCACACCTGGGCGACGGTGGCCCACGACGAGTCGTAGTACGGAGCGCTCTGGAACAGCCCGAGCAGCTCGGCCGGGCCCACGACCCCGCCGATGGGGCTCTTCTTGGCGGCCGCGCGCAGCGTCTCCCACTGCTTCTGGACCTTCGCGGGGGTGTCGCCGATGTGGTAGGCGGCGTCGTTCTTGGCGACCCACGCCTTCCAGTCGTTCCAGCGCATCTCGAAGGCGACGTCCTGGTCCAGGTTGGCCTGGTACCAGATCTTCTCCCGCGAGGGGTTGACCACGCTGTCCACGATCAGCCGGCGCACATGGGTCGGGAAGAGCGTCGCGTAGACGCCGCCGATGTACGTTCCGTAGGACACGCCCAGGTAGTTGAGCTTCTTGTCGCCGAGCGCGGCCCGGATGACGTCGATGTCACGGGCGGTGTTGGGCGTCGTCATATGCGGCAGCATCCAGCCGCTGCGCTCGTTGCAGCCCTCGGCGTACTCCCGGGCCAGCTTGCGCTGGACCCGCTTGTCCGCCTCGCTGTCGGGCACCGGGTCCAGCTTCGGCGCCTTGACGGACTCCTGCGGGTCCACGCAGGAGATGGCCGCGGAGTGGCCCACGCCGCGCGGGTCGAAGCCGACGAAGTCGTACGCCTTCGAAGTCTTCGCCCACAGCGGGTTCTTGGTGGTGACCCGGGTCGGGAAGCGCAGCCCGGAGCCGCCGGGCCCGCCCGGGTTGTAGATCAGCGAACCCTGCCGCTCGGAGGCGGAGCCGGTGTTGCCGATCCGGTCCACCGCGAGCTTGATGGTGCGGCCGTTCGGCTTGGCGTAGTCGAGCGGCACGGTGACGTAGCCGCACTGGATGGGCTTGGCCAGCCCCCAGTCGGCCGGGCAGTCGGTCCAGTCGATGCCCTTCTTCGCGGCCTTGGCCGCGGCCACCGCCACGCCACGCGCCTCGGCGGCCCCACCGGGCGTCCGCTCCGAGGCCCCAGCCGTGGGGGCGGCCAGCGCACCGGTTATCAGCGCCCCGGTGATCACACCACCGGCCACGCCGAAGAGTGCTGTGCGTCTCACGTAGTAATCCCCCTGCTTTGTTGCGCCGCCTGGAGCGGCGATGATCACAGAGTGTCAGGCAGGATTCTTCTGTCTTGCTTACCGCCGAGTACAGGGCAAACCGCCGTTTCTTTATCAAGACGTGAACATCAGCCCACGGCCGCGGCCGCCTCGTCGAGGGCGCGGCGGAGGTGGAGCGCGTCCGGCGCCACGGCGGTGGCCAGGGCGCCGGGGCCGGTCAGGGGCGTGAGGACGGCGGTCCCGGTGAGGGCGCGGGGGGCGAGCGGGCCGGTGGCGTAGGACGGGTCGACGACGAGGAGCTGGCCCACCGCGCGGTGACCGCCGAGTACGGCGCCGCCGTCCCAGCCGAGGGCGCCGGGTCCGGGACCGGGGCCGTAGGAGAGTTCCTGGTCGAGGAGGGGCCGCCCGGCGCGGTGGACGGTGAGGCGGGCCGTCAGCTGGCCCGGAGGCTCGCCGGTACGGCCCAGGATCTGCTCCTCGCGGAGCACCAGGCGTGCGGTGGGGGCGAGTTCGACACGGGTGGTCATGCGCAGATCGCTGCCCTGGGCGGAGATCAGTGGCTCGGGCAGCCAGTGCAGGGTCGCGCCGTCGGCGACGGTCAGCCGGATCTCGTAGTGGGCGGGCTGCCCCGTCCGCCCGGGCAGGGCGATGGTGGCCGCGGCGGAACCGATGTACAGCCGGGCGCCCGGTCCGGCGGTCGCTTCCAGGGCGATGCGATCCCCACCGAGGGGCGCGCTCATGGCCCCGACCACGGTCACGCGCGCCTCCCCACCCACGGCCCGCGTACGCCGCAACGCGAGCGGGCCACCCCCGGCGAGCACGGGCAACGCGGTGCCACCGCGCCCATCCGCCTCGGCGAGGATGCGGGCGGTGGCGTGTACGGCGGTGGCCGGGGCGGGTGAGGTGTTGGGGGTGGACGGTGCGGCGGGGGCGCGCCCCGCATCTGAGCTGCCCGAGCCGCGCCCCGTGTCCGGGGCGGGCGTCATGCCGCCGCCGGCCACGCGGCCAGGCGTGCGCGGACCCAGTCGGCGACGGGGCGGACGCCGTCCTCGGCGACCAGGGAGGTGAAGGCGACGGGGAGTTCACCGCGCTGGGCCTTGGCGTCGCGGGCCATGCGCTCCAGGTCGGAGCCGACGTACGGGGCGAGGTCGGTCTTGTTGACGACGAGCAGATCGGCCGTGGTCACGCCGGGGCCGCCCTTACGGGGGATGTCGTCGCCGCCCGCGACATCGATGACGAACACCTGCGCGTCGACCAGGCCCTTGGAGAAGGTCGCGGTGAGGTTGTCGCCGCCGGACTCGACGAGGATCAGATCGAGCGGGCCCACGGTCTCCTCGAGCTCCTCGACCGCCTCCAGGTTGGCCGAGATGTCATCGCGGATCGCGGTGTGCGGACAGGCGCCGGTCTCCACGGCGGTGATGCGCTCGGCGGGCAGTACGGCGTTGCGCAGCAGGAACTCGGCGTCCTCGCGGGTGTAGATGTCATTGGTGACGACGGCGATGGAGAGCTGGTCGCGCAGCTCCCGGCACAGCGCGGCGACGGTCGCGGTCTTGCCGGAGCCCACCGGCCCGCCGAGGCCGATGCGCAGCGCCCGGTGGGTGCCGTCGGGGCGGTGGGGGTCGGCGGTGCCGTAGGTGTGGCGCGGGGGGTAGGTGTCCGCGTGGTCGAGATGCATGACGGCTCCGGTGTTCCGACGGGGGTGTGGGGGGTACGGGTCGCGGCCAACTGCCTCGGTCATGAGGCGAAGAGACGTACGGACCAGGTGGCGTGCTGTTCGGCGGCGATGTCGAGCAGGGGTGCGGAGGCGGCGGGCAGCACGCCCGGGCCGTCGTCGAGAGCGCGCCGCGCCGCCTCGGCGGCGCGGGCCGCGACGTGGTCGAGCTCGGGGGCGAGGCGGGCGAGGACAGCGGTGGCGTGGAAGGGGTCCAGGCTCAGCAGCCGTACGGCGGCGGTCGCGGGCCCGCTCACCGCCTCGTACCCGGCGGCGTACGCGGCGTCCGACGGCCCGAGTCCGGCGGCGCGCGCGGTGAGTCCGAGCACCACGGGCTGATGCGCCCCGCGCGGCCGGGCGGCGGCGAGGGCGTCCAGCTCGGGCGAGGGCCAGGTGGCCCGGGCGGCACGCATCAGCTGACGCCCGAGCCGCCGGGCGGTGGTGCGGAGTGCGGGGGCGGGGGTACGGGCGTCCGCCGCCTCGTCCAGCGCGAGCGGATCGAGCCCGGCGGCGGCCGCGGCGGCGAGCCCGGCCGCGGTGAGCCCGACGGTGTGCAACCGACCCCGGCAGAACGCCTCCAGGGAGGCCGCATCACGGATCCGGCCCGCCGCGACGGCGGCCTCGGCCCCGCCGGAGTGGGCATGACCCCCGGCCGGAAACCGACCGTCGGCAAGAATGAGCAGCGCGGCGACCCCACCACGAGCTTCGCTGCGAACCCCACCGCACGCTTCGCCCTGGACCCCGCCGGCGGGGTCGCCCCGGACCCCACCGCGGGCTTCGCTCTGATCCCCACCGAGGGTATCGACCCGGACCTCACCGAGTGCTTCACCTCGGACCCTGTCGGGGCCCTCGCCCCGGACCCCACCGCGGGCTTCGCTGCGAACCCCACCGGACGCTTCGCCCTGGACCCCGCCGGCGGAGTCGCCCCGGACCCCACCACGAGCTTCGCCCTCAGCCCCGCCGGGGCCCACGCTCCCGCCCGCGGGCCACCCTTGCGCGGCCCGTGGCCCCACCCCCGCCGCTCGCCCGGCGGGCATGTCTTCCGCCGCCTGGCGGGCCGGATGCGGCCCGTCCGGCGGCGGGTCGCCGGGGGCCCAGGGGGCGGCGCCCCCTGGTTGCGGGAAGGGGCGGGGTGGGGGAAAGTCCCCCTGCGGCAGCCCCCCACCCGTGGTCGGACCACCGCCGTCCCCAGAAGTCCGCGCCGGGATCTCGTTCGTCGTCATGACGGCCCCGTCAGAAGAGGAAGTACCGCTGGGCCATGGGAAGTTCCGTCGCCGGAGCCGGTTCCACGGGCTCGCCGTCGATCGTCACCGTGAACGTGTCGGGGTCGACCTCGACCCGCGGCAGGGCGTCGTTCTCCCGCATGTCCGCCTTCGTGACCCCTCGTGTGGAGCGGATCGGGGCGAACCGCTTATCGAGCGCCAGCCGGTCCACCAGCCCGTCCTCCAGCGCCGCGGACGTCACGAAGTTGACCGAGCCCCTGGCCGCCGCGCGGCCGAGCGCGCCGAACATGGGGCGCGGCAGGACCGGCTGCGGGGTCGGGATGGAGGCGTTGGCGTCGCCCATCTGCGCGTAGGCGATCTGGCCGCCCTTGATCACCAGTTGCGGTTTGACGCCGAAGAACGCGGGGTCCCACAGCACGAGATCGGCCAGCTTCCCGGTCTCGATGGAGCCGATCTCCCCGTCGAGGCCCTGGGCCACCGCCGGGTTGATGGTGTATTTGGCGACATAGCGACGCGCCCGGTGGTTGTCGGCACGGCCGTCGCCGGGGAGGGCGCCGCGCCGGCGCTTCATCACATGCGCGGTCTGCCAGGTGCGCAGCACCACCTCGCCGATCCGTCCCATGGCCTGGGAGTCGGAGGAGATGATCGAGATCGCGCCGAGGTCGTGCAGCACGTCCTCGGCGGCGATCGTGCTGGGCCGGATGCGGGACTCGGCGAAGGCGAGGTCCTCGGGGACGGCCGGGTTGAGGTGGTGGCAGACCATCAGCATGTCGAGGTGTTCCTCGACGGTGTTGACGGTGTGCGGGCGCGTCGGATTGGTGGAGCTGGGCAGCACATGCGGCTGGGAGACCACGGTGATGATGTCGGGCGCGTGCCCGCCGCCCGCGCCCTCGGTGTGATACGCGTGGACGGAGCGCCCGGCGATGGCGGCGAGGGTGTCGCCGACGAAGCCCGCCTCGTTGAGGGTGTCGGTGTGGATGGCGAGCTGGGCGCCGCTCTCCTCGCAGACGCCGAGGCAGGCGTCGATGGCGGCGGGGGTCGCCCCCCAGTCCTCATGGATCTTGAATCCGAGGGCTCCGCCGCGCAGTTGGGACCACATCGCCTCGCGCGAGACGGTGTTGCCCTTGCCGAGCAGTCCGATGTTGACCGGATATCCCTCCAGCGCCTCGAACATCCGGGCGAGATGCCAGGGGCCGGGGGTGATGGTGGTCGCCTTGGTGCCCTCGGCGGGGCCGGTGCCGCCGCCGACGAGGGTGGTGATCCCGGAACAGAGCGCCTGGTCGACGAGGGTCGGGGAGATGAAGTGGACATGGGCGTCGACGGCGCCCGCGGTGAGGATCCTGCCGTTGCCCGCGATGACCTCGGTCTCGGGCCCGATGACGAGGTCGGGGTGGACGCCGTCCATGGTGTCGGGGTTACCGGCCTTGCCGATGCCGGTGATACGGCCGTCACGCAGGCCGATATCCGCCTTGACGACGCCCCAGTGGTCGAGCACGACGGCGCCGGTGATCACGGTGTCGGGGGTGCCCTCGGCGCGGGTGGCGCGGGACTGGCCCATGGATTCGCGGATCACCTTGCCGCCGCCGAAGACCGCCTCGTCCCCGGCCCGGCCGGGCCCGCCGCTACGGTCCTCCTCGATCTCGATGAACAGGTCGGTGTCGGCGAGCCGGATCCGGTCCCCGGTGGTGGGCCCGAAGAGATCGGCGTACGCAGCGCGGTGGAGCTCAGCCATCGAGCCGTCCTCCCGTCTCCCCGCGCAGTCCCGGCACGATCCGCTCCCCCGCGATCGGGATCAGGTCGATCTCGACGGGGATGCCCGGTTCGAAGCGCACGGCGGTGCCCGCGGGGATGTCCAGCCGCTTGCCGCGGGCGGCGGCGCGGTCGAAGTCGAGGCCGGGGTTGGCCTCGGCGAAGTGGTAGTGGGAGCCGACCTGAACGGGCCGGTCGGCGGCGTTGAGCACGGTGAGACGGGTCACGGGCCGCCCCTCGTTGAGGGTCACCGGCTCATCGGCGTGCAGGATCTCTCCGGGGATCACGGATACGCCCCTCCCCTCAGGCGATCGGCTGATGGACGGTGACCAGCTTGGTGCCGTCGGGGAAGGTGGCCTCGACCTGGACGTCGTGGAGCATCTCGGGGACGCCCTCCATGACCTCGTCGCGGGTGAGCACCTGGCGGCCGGAGGCCATCAGCTCGGCGACACCGCGGCCGTCCCGGGCCCCCTCCAGGATGTGGGCGGTGATCAGCGCCGTCGCCTCGGGGTGGTTGAGGAGTACGCCCCGGCCCCGTCGCTTCTCGGCCACGTCGGCGGCCACATGGATGAGCAGACGTTCCTGCTCATGTGGGGTCAAATGCATGCTTCCCACCTCATCCCCTCATCTTCGTACCGCCCGGCGGAAACCACCCGCTCAGCGCGGACCGGGGCGGCTCGCACCCGGCCTGAGCAGGCTAGTTCCGTGGCGTTTCGTCAGCGTTAACTGATCAGTCCCCATCGCCGCTGGTCAAGCCGGTCGGGCGGGTCTCGGACAGGCTCCGGCCCGGCACCCGATTTCCGCTCGGCGGACCCCTGTGTCCGCCTATCGCACTTGACGGCCCCGCCGCGTAGCCCCGATTCTCATCACCGCACCACCATGATTCACCTGCTCCGCTCCAACCCCCCACATCACAACGGAGCCCAACTGTGAAGCGAATAGTGTCATTTCGCCGCGGGACCCTCGCGGCGGCAACCGGTGCCGCGCTCACCGCGGCCCTGCTGACCGGCGCCTCCGGCGCCGGGGCCACCGTCACCAACCAGGCCGCCGCCCCCGACGTGGACGTCGCGGCGGTCAAGGCCGACCTGGGCGAACTGCAGTCCATCGCGGACGCCAACGGCGGCAACCGCGCCCATGGCCGGCCCGGCTACCAGAAGTCCGTGGACTTCATCAAGGGCAAGCTGGACGAGGCCGGATTCACCACCTCCGTGCAGGAGTTCACCTCCGGCGGCAAGAAGGGCTACAACCTCATCGCCGACTGGAAGGGCGGCGACGAGGGCAAGGTGGTGATGGCCGGATCCCATCTCGACTCGGTCGAGGCCGGCCCCGGCATCAACGACAACGGTTCCGGCTCTGCCGCGATCCTCGAGGTCGCGCTCGCCGTGGCCAAGGCCGACCTCCAGCCCACCAACCACCTGCGGTTCGCCTGGTGGGGCGACGAGGAGGACGGCATGGTCGGCTCGACGCACTACGTCGACAGCCTGGCGGACGACGACAAGTCGAAGATCGACTCCTATCTCAACTTCGACATGCTCGGCTCCCCCAACCCGGGCTACTTCGTCTATGACGACGACCCGGAGCTGGAGAAGGTCTTCACCGACTGGTACTCCGCGAAGAACATCTCCACCGACCCGGAGACCGAGGGCGACGGCCGCTCGGACCACGCCCCGTTCAAGGACGCGGGGGTGCGGGTCGGCGGTCTGTTCACCGGCGCCGAGGCCACCATGAGCCAGGAGCAGGCCGACAAGTGGGGCGGCAAGGCGGGCGAGGCGTTCGACCCGTGCTACCACTCCGCCTGCGACAAGACGTCGAACATCGACGACAAGGCGCTGGACCTGAACACCGACGCCATCGCCAACGCGATCTGGACGCTCAGCTCCTGACGAGCGTCCCCGCACCCGACCGGCGCTGAGCCGGTCCTGTCCCGTCCGTCACTCCTCGCGGCCCGGACGCCGATCCCCGGCGTCCGGGCCGTTGT
Coding sequences:
- a CDS encoding sensor histidine kinase, producing MVFAGTSSGGRRPASTLVWVIPPAAMAFCAALAVVVVPSGARATVAWCGVAATFAVALAAAEAMRRGRLITTLRTRLTAQETQLRQRLVDQETAIRRLARELLPVAVTRLQRGAMVDEAMRAIDHAPRLDPDFDATHELLLRSVLETVRAEEDLRDAGQRAFVNIARRVQAIVHQQAQDMREMEDKHGADPDVFEDLLHLDHGNALIGRLADSIAVLGGQRPGRQWQKEVPLFNVCRGAMSRILEYERVDLHSVADVAIVGPSVEPLIHALAELLDNATRYSPPKTRVHLTAIEVQSGVAIEIEDAGVGLSEEARRRTDAVLVQAATGFDLNDLGETPRLGLAVVGRLAVKYRFQVSLRPSAYGGVRAVLVVPQDIICPTPAPGGAIARAAKLPPPKPIKRATPLPSPTRTSPIAQGRPGPGFRQNGAGLPQRRRRMPVVNPPIRVDSGPPAAPPAPREPAGPPVQPGIWLDAFTKGLNGEPIPAADAGTAVPDTRKHPGTPDTPNTPLPSDKDE
- a CDS encoding GTP-binding protein, whose translation is MDYRSSEPSGESAVSGEIVGPRSEDTLPASAAAAVKVVIVGGFGVGKTTMVGSVSEIRPLTTEETMTQAGVGVDDIAGIERKTETTVAMDFGRISLNERLVLYLFGTPGQERFWFLWNGLFEGALGAVVLIDTRRLEVSFDAVGRLEERGVPFVVAVNAFPEAPVHPMAELRAAMDLPDSVPMIDCDARDRASSRDTLLTLVRHLQSLHTVTPETP
- a CDS encoding DUF742 domain-containing protein; its protein translation is MSEPAKAWDEGGPERLYTVSRGRALPAPRQRPVELVSLIVARAEPEPGMAPESAAVLRMCPFPLSVAEISAYLVLPVSTVTVILAELLGDGRVEARAPVPAAVLPDPELLRAVMHGLQKL
- a CDS encoding urease accessory protein UreF, whose amino-acid sequence is MLILADGRFPAGGHAHSGGAEAAVAAGRIRDAASLEAFCRGRLHTVGLTAAGLAAAAAAGLDPLALDEAADARTPAPALRTTARRLGRQLMRAARATWPSPELDALAAARPRGAHQPVVLGLTARAAGLGPSDAAYAAGYEAVSGPATAAVRLLSLDPFHATAVLARLAPELDHVAARAAEAARRALDDGPGVLPAASAPLLDIAAEQHATWSVRLFAS
- the ureG gene encoding urease accessory protein UreG — translated: MHLDHADTYPPRHTYGTADPHRPDGTHRALRIGLGGPVGSGKTATVAALCRELRDQLSIAVVTNDIYTREDAEFLLRNAVLPAERITAVETGACPHTAIRDDISANLEAVEELEETVGPLDLILVESGGDNLTATFSKGLVDAQVFVIDVAGGDDIPRKGGPGVTTADLLVVNKTDLAPYVGSDLERMARDAKAQRGELPVAFTSLVAEDGVRPVADWVRARLAAWPAAA
- a CDS encoding alpha/beta hydrolase; protein product: MRRTALFGVAGGVITGALITGALAAPTAGASERTPGGAAEARGVAVAAAKAAKKGIDWTDCPADWGLAKPIQCGYVTVPLDYAKPNGRTIKLAVDRIGNTGSASERQGSLIYNPGGPGGSGLRFPTRVTTKNPLWAKTSKAYDFVGFDPRGVGHSAAISCVDPQESVKAPKLDPVPDSEADKRVQRKLAREYAEGCNERSGWMLPHMTTPNTARDIDVIRAALGDKKLNYLGVSYGTYIGGVYATLFPTHVRRLIVDSVVNPSREKIWYQANLDQDVAFEMRWNDWKAWVAKNDAAYHIGDTPAKVQKQWETLRAAAKKSPIGGVVGPAELLGLFQSAPYYDSSWATVAQVWSDYLAGDEKALVEAAGPDMSDTAGNIAAENGNAVYTAVECADTKWPTSWAKWDRDNTRLHRDYPFLTWSNAWMNLPCATWGAKQHTPLEVGAAKGLPKTLIVQSTRDAATPYEGAVELHKRLKGSRLVTEKDAGSHGVTGLVNPCVNDRVDAYLLKGTVDAKDVTCAPHATPVPAKAGASAKAAKDAKAAKEAAALVK
- a CDS encoding NAD-dependent epimerase/dehydratase family protein — protein: MTIGSACVIGATGQIGRAAVRALAAEGWRVRAASRGGGRDESWPASVVSVAVDRDDDAAVAALIGDGCDVVLDCVAYGQAHARQLLGLADRIGSAVVMSTGAVYEDDQGRGFGTQDRPDGAPRYPVPLPESQRTVPPGAGYGSRKVTLERELLAAGDRLPTTLLRAGAIHGPHCRTPRELYFVKRALDGRPVRILAYGGRSRFHPVHVDNIAELVRLAAHRPGSRVLNAGDPQAPTVADIATAVDAVLGVRGELVLIDGEPPHPHIGSTPWSLAHPLVYDMSAAERELGYRPVTGYMESLPATVAWLADRLAAAPDWRTAFPDMAAAYDPMADLFDYAAEDAWLRGAGHAP
- a CDS encoding roadblock/LC7 domain-containing protein yields the protein MSRQVTQPRFNMDWMLRDLASSVPQTRHVVLLSSDGLCMAQVGTDKDTADRLAAACAGLQSLSGAIATEFPDGDGRMRLVVIEVDGGFFYLMAAGVSSYLAVLAEDSVDAGLMGQCMRDLVARLGEHLSSPPRVDGRVT
- a CDS encoding urease accessory protein UreD, with amino-acid sequence MTPAPDTGRGSGSSDAGRAPAAPSTPNTSPAPATAVHATARILAEADGRGGTALPVLAGGGPLALRRTRAVGGEARVTVVGAMSAPLGGDRIALEATAGPGARLYIGSAAATIALPGRTGQPAHYEIRLTVADGATLHWLPEPLISAQGSDLRMTTRVELAPTARLVLREEQILGRTGEPPGQLTARLTVHRAGRPLLDQELSYGPGPGPGALGWDGGAVLGGHRAVGQLLVVDPSYATGPLAPRALTGTAVLTPLTGPGALATAVAPDALHLRRALDEAAAAVG